The genomic region TAGCTTTAATGTCAATAAGGGTGAAATAATTACACTTATTGGTGGAAATGGGGCAGGTAAAACAACGACTCTCATGGCCATTTCAAATGTAGTACAAAAGTATAGTGGAAATGTTTATTTTAAAGAAATGAATATTACGGATTTCCAATCCCATGAAATTGTACATTTAGGTATAAGTCACGTGCCTGAGGGTCGAAAAATATTTCCAGCACTTACGGTAAAAGAAAATCTAATAGCTGGAACCTTTGGAAATAAACGAATTAGAAAAAATGAGCTTAATAATAAGTTAGAAGAAGTGTACACTCTTTTTCCTAGGTTAAGGGAGCGTATAAATCAGGGTGGGGGTACACTTTCAGGTGGAGAACAGCAAATGCTTGCTATAGCAAGAGGACTCATGATGGACCCAGACTTAATTATGTTAGATGAGCCGTCTTTGGGCTTAGCACCAATAATAATAGAGGAAATATTTGAATTAATTCTTAGAATAAAAAAATCTGGAAAAACAGTTCTACTTATAGAACAAAATGCAGCTATGGCACTACAAATTGCTGATAGGGGTTATGTTCTAGAAAGGGGGAAGGTATTAATAGAGGGTACTGGAACCGAGTTAATAAAGGATGAACGGGTTAGAAAAGCATATTTAGGAATATAAAAGGGGGATATATATGAAAAAGATTATTAATAAGCCAGAGAATTTTGTTGATGAAACCATGACTGGAATTCTTTATGCCTATGGTAACAAAGTAACTTTTTTGAATGGAGACAAAAGGATATTAATAAAGAATACAGAGACTAAACCGGGTAAAGTCGGTATCGTTACAGCCGGGGGTAGCGGCCATTTACCTGTATTTCTAGGTTATGTTGGAGAAGGAATGATTGATGGTTGTGCTATAGGGAATGTATTTGCATCTCCTTCAGCAACAAAAATGGCAGATATGATTAGGGCATGCGATTATGGTTCCGGAGTTCTATGCTTATATGGTAATTATGGTGGAGATAATTTAAACTTTGAAATGGCTACTGAGGAAGTAGAATTTGAGGATATTAAAACAACGATGGTAAGAGTAAAAGATGACGTTGCATCGAGTTCTAAGGAAAATGCTGAAAAACGCAGAGGCGTTGCAGGTATGGTATATGCCTTTAAAATAGCAGGGGCGGCTGCTGACAACATGATGGATTTAGATGGTGTTACTAATGTTGTAAAGAAGGCCTTAGATAATATTAGAACTATGGGTGTAGCACTCACACCTTGTATAGTACCAGAGGTCGGAAAACCAACGTTTACAATTGAAGATAATCAAATGGAAATAGGCATGGGTATTCATGGGGAACCTGGAATAGAAGTTGGTGAATTAAAAACTGCTGATGAAATAGTAGACATTATGATGGAGAAGATTATTGGAGATATAGAGTTAAATGAAGGTGATGAAGTATCTATAATGATAAATGGGCTAGGTGCAACTCCACTAGAGGAGCAATTAATCTGTTATAAGCGAGTATATGAAATACTTGAGGGTAAAGGTGTAAAAATATTTATGCCTCATATTGGGGAGTTTGCAACATCAATGGAAATGAGTGGATTATCAATTACATTATTTAAACTAGATGAGGAACTAAAGACATTGCTTAGACAGCCAGCAACTACTCCTTTTTACACAAATTATAATAAATAGGGAGGATAATATGGAGCATTTTGATAAGATAGACTTTATTGGAATATTTGAAAGTATTAAAGTTAATATGATCGAGTCTAAGGAAGTACTTATAGAGTTAGATGCACAAAATGGAGATGGGGATCTAGGATTAAGTATGACAAGTGGGTTTATAAAAACCTGTGAAATATTATCGGTACTTGAGGAAACAGATTTAGGTAGAATCTTTTTAACCATATCAAAAACATTTAATGAGGCAGCACCATCTACTCTCGGGACTTTGTTATCTATTGGATTTATGGGAATGGCTAAGGCTTACAAGGGGAAGAGTAGTGTAAATGCTATTGAATTATCTATGGGGTTTGAAAAGGCTCTAGAGGCAATAATGGATAAAGGTGGAGCAAAGCCTGGTGAAAAGACAATTATAGATTCACTCTACCCTGCTATAAAAACACTAAAAGAGGAAGCAATAAAAAATAAAGGGATACTAGAAATATTTGATGCCGCCGAAAAGGCTGGATATGAAGGCATGGAAAAAACAAGAGAGATGAAATCTGTACATGGTAGAGCAGCATATTATAGAGACTCCAGCATTGGTATATTAGATGGAGGTGCTATGGTAGGTATGCTATTTATAAAGGGCTGCAAAGACTATTTTTATAGTAAGTACTCTAAAGGGGAGGTACTATGAGTAAGGTAACGGTTTTTGGGAGCTTTGTTGTAGATTTAATGGCTAGAGTTACAGTTACCCCAAAAAGTGGAGAAACTGTTAAAGGCTCGTACTTTAAAATGTCAGCTGGGGGTAAAGGTTCAAATCAGGCAGTGGCAGCCAAAAGAGCTGGTGCAAATGTTGTAATGATAACGAAGGTGGGTCAGGATAATTTTAAGGATATTGACTTAACAAGTTTTGAGAGAGAGGAAATATCAACGGTTTTTATTTTTATAGATAATGAGAAGCCTACTGGTGTAGCACTAATAATGGTAGGAGAGGAAGATGGACAGAATATAATAACAGTGGTTCCTGGAGCATCAGACAATATTTTATTAGAGGAAGTTAAAAAAGCTAAAAATGAAATTATATCTGGTTCACATCTTTTAATACAGCTAGAAACAAATTTAGATGTAACTATTGAGGCTATAAATATTGCTAAAGAGAATAATGTTAAAGTAATATTAAATCCAGCACCAGTGATAAATCTACCAGATGCAATTTACGAAGGTATTTATTTAATAACTCCTAATGAATTAGAAGCTGAGAGTCTTAGTGGTGTAAAGATAAATGATGAAAAGTCATTAATTAAAACTACTAATTTCTTTCATGAAAAAGGAGTAGAAAATGTTATAATAACATTAGGAAGTAAAGGGGTATATATATCAACTAAAAGTGAAAGGGTTTTTGTTGAAGCAATAGAGGTGGAAGTTGTAGATACGACAGGGGCTGGAGACGCATTTAATGTTGGCTTAGTGGCCGCTCTGGCATCAGGTAGGAAATAATTGAAGCAGCTAAATATGCTAATGTATTTGCTGGCTTGTCTGTAACTCGAATAGGTACATCTATTGCTATGCCAAGAGTGGAAGAGGTAAATAATTATATACAAAATCATTAATAAAGAAGCTTCCACATAAAAGGAAAGGAGGCCAGCTATGTACATAAATAATCTTCAAATGAGATTCAATAATTTAACAAATATAATAGGTTCCACCCCATTACTTGAAATAGTTTTTAAGTACTTAGGGGAAGAACGTACTATTTATGTAAAAGCAGAACACTACAATATGACCGGAAGTATTAAGGATAGAATGGCATTACATATTTTAAAAAAGGCATATGAGGAAAATATGATAAAGCCAGGAGACCGTATAGTAGAGGCAACTAGTGGTAACACAGGTATTGCATTTTCTGCTATTGGGAGGTCATTAGGACATAGAGTAACTATTTTTATGCCCGATTGGATGAGTCAAGAAAGAAAAAACCTAATTAGAAGCTTTGGAGCAGATATAAAATTACTTAGTCAAGAGGAAGGTGGATTTTTAGGCAGTATAAGCTCCGCAGAGGAATTAGCTAGAAATAACGAAAATATTTTCTTACCTTATCAATTTTCCAATGAGTTCAATAGTGAAGCCCATTTTTTAACTACGGGTGAGGAAATCTGGAATCAACTAATAAATTTAAATATAGTTCCTGATGCAGTAGTAGCTGGTGTAGGAACTGGTGGTACAATTATGGGTATCGGTAAATCATTGCGGAGTAAAAATCCTAACATAAAGGTATTTCCTTTAGAGCCTTCTAATTCACCAACTATGTCTACAGGGTACAAAGTAGGTAAGCATAGAATACAAGGTATTTCTGATGAATTTATACCACCAATCGTAAAACTAGATGAGTTGGATGAAATAATAGATGTTGATGATGGAGATGCAATAGTTATGGCGCAAAAACTGGCAGCTAATTTGGGATTGGGTGTTGGCATATCATCGGGAGCAAATTTTCTAGGAGCTATTAAGGCCCAACAATTATTAGGAAGTCAAAGTGTAGTAGTAACTGTATTTCCTGATGATAATAAAAAGTACTTGAGTACAGATTTAATGAATAGAGAGACTATAAAGCCAGACTTTATTTCAACTAATGTCGAACTTTTAAGCTTTAAAGCCCATAGGTATAAATGCTCTTCCTGTACCTTATAAAGTATAAGTCCTATTGACACTGGGGAATTTGGTTGTTATACTACAAATCCAGTGTCTTTTTTGTCAACATTTAAATCAAATTATTATATGAAGGAGAAATCCTCTATGGAACAAGAATCTGGATTTAAGGCTTGTTATTTAGGAAAATTTTATCCTATTTATACTAAAGTAGATGAGACAATAAAAAAGATTAATATAGAATGGGATGGGAGTGCTTTTGTATGCACTAGTCCTGTATCCGGAGAAATTGATATAGCATGGGCCCTTCAAGCTTTTTATACTAGGGCAAGCAAAAAGATAATTGAGGAAAGGCTGAGATTTTATCAACCACAGGTTAAAGTTAAATATAAGTCTTTTTCGATAGAGAATGATTCTAGAAGGTGGGGAAGTTGTAATTCGAATAAACATCTAACATTCCACTGGAAACTAGCAATGTATCCATTACATGCAATAGACTATGTTGTTGTACATGAACTTTGCCATTTGATGCACTTAAACCATGACCGTTCTTTTTGGCGTTTGTTAGGAAAAATATATCCAAACTATAAGGAAGCTATGGATATTTTAGGAACTGAAAAAACTAGGGATATGTAGTTGGTTTCATAGATATTTTGTATGCATATGTAAAATAAATCCAATAGTATGCGATTTAAAGTTAGTATAAACTATATATAAGAAATAAATTCATATATTGGAAAATATATGAGTATATAAAAGTCTATAAGGTAATCTATTTTTCAGCTTAGGGAATACTTCAATGTTAATTATAAGGATTACTTTGAAAGACTTTTTTTTATGTCCTTTTTTAGGTAATTTATTCTCTTTTATTTCAAGTATGTTAGTTGTAATTACACATATGATGTATTAATAAATAAATTCAAAACTTCTAAGGGGGATATATATGAACAATATGTTTTTATTCTTTTTTCTATTGTCCTTTACAGGTCTATTAATTGGACTAATAAGGCCAACATTAGTTATAAAATGGGGTAATAAGAGAAATAGGAAGCAGGTAATAAAAACCTATCTAATAGCATCCATGGCTTTTCTTGTACTGTTTAGTATAACTCTTGAACCTGTTTATAATAGTAATGAAATTTTATTGGGTGCAAAAGAATCTAATGATAAAGAGATATCAACTGAGGCAAATGAAAAGTTAGATACTGGTTTTGTCAAAGAAGATTTAATAGTAGTAAATGAAAATGATGAACTTAAAGAAACTAAACTAAAAAAAGAGCTTAATACTACTGAAAACTTAGTTATTCATTTTATAGATGTAGGACAAGGGGATGCAACTTTTATTCAAACACCTGGTGGTAAGGCAATACTAATAGATGCAGGGGAAAGACATATGGGAAGCAAAGTTGTTTCCTATATAAAATCTCTAGACATAGACACAATTGACCTTTTAATCGGTACTCATCCCCATGCTGATCATATTGGTGGACTTGAAGAAGTTATAAATAATTTTAATATAGGGATTGTATCAATGCCTAAGGTGACACATACAAGTAAAGGCTTTGAAGACCTATTACTTGCAATTCAAAATAAAAACATAAGTATAAAAACAGCAAGGGCAGGAGTTACATTTGATATAGATTCTATGGTAGAATTGCTATTAGTAGCACCAAATTCTGCTCAATATTCTATACTAAATGACTATTCAGCAGTATTAAAAATAACCTATGGTAATAGTTCTTTTTTAATTACTGGAGATGCTGAAATAAATTCAGAGATGGAAATGATTAAGCAAAAGCATGACTTAAATGTAGATGTTTTAAGAACAGGACATCACGGGTCCGGTACATCTTCTACTTCTCAATTTCTAAATGCTACTAGTCCTAAATACGCAATAGTATCCGTAGGTAAAGGTAATAGATATAATCACCCATCAAGAGATGTGATAAATCGTTTGATTAATAATGGAATTGAGATATTTAGAACGGATGAGTTTGGAACAATAGTATTTTCTACTGATGGTCAGACATATGATGTTAATATAAAAAAGCCATATCAGACATTACCTCCTAAAGATATACCAACAGATCAACCAACCAAATTATCAAATATTAACAAAGATAATATAGAAAAAGCAGAAGTTGAGAATACATCTTCTCCTAATAATGCTTCTAATGGTAAAATAAATATAAATACAGCCAGCTTAAAGGAGTTACAGCAAATTATACATATTGGTCCTGAGAGGGCAGAGGAGCTTATAAGTAAGAGGCCGTTTTCATCTTTAGATGGCTTAACATCTATAAATGGAATTGGTGCAGGAAGGTTAAAAGATATAAAAAATGAAGGTAAGGCTTATGTCCAATAGAAAAGGGGTTAGATGGATGAAAGTAATTATTGATAGATTTGAAGGAGACTATGCTTTAGTAGAACTAGAGGATAAAACTATAGTAGATATGCCTAAGATTTTAGTTCCAAATGGAGCTAGAGAAGGGGACGTAATAGAAATAAGATTAGATAGAAAAGGGACAGAGGAAAGAAGAAAGCGAATAGAACAAATAATGAATGATCTATGGAAAGATTAGGGTAGGATATCTCCTACCTATTTATATTTATAAGAAAAACTAATATACTTGAGGTATTGTAATATAAAATATATAATAATCAAAGGGAAATATTTGTTTAAGTTGGCTATATACAATAGCAATCTGGTAGTATGTCAAGAAAAGATTTTTAAAAGAAATAAAAGAAAGATTAAAAAAAGAGTAACTTTAATAGAACCTTGTTTTTTCAACAGAAAAAACAGGTTAGAAGCTAAAATATTCTATTTGATGTCTCCAACTTTATTGCTGGAGTAGAGTTGATTTTTAGTCAGCAAGCCAAAAATCAGTCGAACTAATTTACGAGATGTAAGTGCGAGTGCTCTTTTATGACAGTGAGTAGTAACTTCACTATATTTCTTCTTGTAGAATTCATGGTACTCAGGAATGTTGTTTCTAACACTATTAGCAGCTTCAATTAAGTAGTATCTAAGATATTTATTTCCTGTTTTAGTCATTCTAGTATCATCAGCTGAGTAATTACCTGATTGATTAACTCTCCAAGTCAGACCAGAGTATTTAGCTAAAGAGTCATGGGAATCGAATGATGTAACAGTGCCTATTTCAGCTAATATACCACTAGCAAGCACTGGCCCAATACCGGGAATAGAAATAAGTGACTGATACTCATTGGTGTTAAGCCCTTTAATAGCTTTTTCTATAGCTTTGTCAATAGTTTTGATTTCAGTATCAAAAGCTTGAATAAGATTAAAAGAAGAAGCAATTGAAGTACTTAAAGGCTCATATAACACTTTATCTAAACGGTATGAATCTCTAGCAGCCTTTTGGAGGAGCTTGGCAGTTTGTACAGGATTACTAAAGCGATTTTTGCCTTTAGCCGAAACAAAAGCGACTAGATCCTCTATAGATGAATAAGTAATATCATCTAGAGAAAGAAAGTTTGTTAAAACAGCTGCAGAAGTTGTTCCATAAGTATTAGAAAAAGGCCTATCTCCTTTATCTAATACTGCTAATTCGCTGAACTTCAAATAAATATTAGAAACCATATAAGTTTTTTCTCTAGTAATTGACTCAATTAAATGCAGTCTATGCCTAGAAAGTCGTTGTAGAGCAAGAAACTGGGCACCCCGCCAAGGCTGGCAAGTAATTCTGCCGACTCTGGCAAAGTCAGCGATAATGTACGCATCTAAAGGATCAGTTTTATCTATATCAATAAAAGATTTTCTGTAATTAGAAATAGACTTTGGATTGAGACAGTAAACTAGAGGCTTGTAATACATTAATAAATCATTAGAAGAAAGAAAATTAGCAATATGAGTACTATAAAAAGAAGTAGATTCAAGTGCTATAACAACATATTTTAAGTTATTATCATTTAAACAATCGATAATGCTATTTAAAAATACTTCAGCACCAGGCTGATTATTTGAAGCTTTAAGTTTGAGAAGTTTATTACCCTGAAAATCAAGAGCACATAAAACATTAAATTTAGAACTAACATCAATACCAACAAATAAAGTAGACATAAAGTTGTTCTTCATAACATCACCACCTTTCGTGTGGAATAGCGTTGAACAATTAGAAAAAGAGATATCCTAATCTTAGAAGCTGACTGCAACCTCGCATTATTAGCATTCATCTTTGAAAAATACCTTGCTGTTGGCTAATCAAAGAGATGCAGCATCTGAGTAAGCAGAATTTGACAACTAAGTCAGGAAGCATGCTTTATAGGCAATAACCATAAGGTTTTGCAAGGAGTGAAAGAATTATCCTTTGCTAATTATTCTTAAGAATATATTAACATTAAGATATCTCAATTAAAAATTGAAATAAAAAATAAATAAGTTTAGACCTCTAAAAAAGATGGCCTAAACATATTATACGAGGAGTGATTATATGGATTGGCTAAGAAAGTTTATGATAGGGAGATACGGACAAGACCAACTCTCCATCTTTTTATTTGTAATATCAATAGTTTTAACCTTATCAGGTCAGTTTACAGGGATATCCTTATTAATAATTTTAGGATATGTACCTATTTTTATAGGGTTTTATAGAATGTTCTCAAAAGATATACAAAAGAGGAGAATGGAAAACTATAAATTCTCTATATTTATAAGTCCTCTATATTCTAAGTTAACACAAGTTAAGAATAGGATTGAAGGTTCTAAAACCCATAAATACTTTAAATGTCAACAATGTAATACTACTTTACGAGTTCATAAGAACAAAGGAAAGATAGTGGTAACCTGTCCGAAATGTAAGGGCAAATTTACTAAAACCACTTAACTATATATAGGATCGAGGTTAATGTATGAATATAATAAATAACTTATTAGGTAAGATAATTTATTTTGTTGCAAAATCGATATCTTTTGTACTGGACAGTCTTATTCGTTTAATAGTAACTATAGTTATATTTATAAAAAGTGTTTCTAAGGGTTTATTAGTATTATTAAGTATGGGTGGATGCTTGTTTTTTATCTTTTTTGCAACTTGGGGTCTTAGAATTCTATTGGACCCTATGGGGCTATTAATTGTAATGTTCTTTATTGTTTTTCCAGTGCTTGCATCCATATTTGTTTCAAAACTAAAATATTTTAAATATGTTGTTACGGAATATTTATTTAATCTTTCTAATTATGTTACAGATAAAAATAAATACACTTATAAGTCTATTAACGATTATAAAACAGCATATAGAAAAGCGGAAGAAGAGAAAATCAGAGAAGAACAACGTAGACAGTATGAGCAGCAAAGACAGTGGCAAGAACAATTTTTTAAACAACATTGGTATCAACAGGGTTCTCAGGGTAACAACGGTGGCTATGAGGGGCAAAGGGGATACAGCTTAAATCCAAACGCAGAGTTTAAAAGTAAGTATGAAAAAAGCTGTGATGTTTTAGGTATTCCATTTAATTCTGAAAAAAGTCAAATTAAACTTGCATATAGAAAAAAGGCAAAGGAAAATCATCCGGATTTGAATAAAGACCCTGGTGCAACAAGAAGGTTTCAAGAGATTACTGACGCTTACGAATTTTTAAGTGATGAGAATATTGCAAGGTATAGAAATTTATAAATTGAAAGTGAAGTGTAATTATGACTAAGGCACTATTTATAGCAGAAAAACCCAGTGTAGCCGTAGAATTTGCTAAGGCTCTGGATATTAAAGGGAAAAAACAGGATGGATTTATAGAATCAGACAATGCTGTTGTTACATGGTGTATTGGTCATCTGGTTACTATGAGCTATCCAGAAGTGTATGACCCAAAATATAAAAAGTGGAACTTAGAAGACCTTCCTTTCCTACCAAAAGAGTATAAATATGAGGTAATTAGTAATGTTCGGAAACAATTTGAAATAATTAAAAAACAAATGAAAAGAAAAGATATATCTACCATTTTTGTATGTACTGACTCTGGGCGAGAAGGGGAGTATATTTATAGACTTGTAGATGAGATTATAGATGTAAAGGATAAAGTTAAAAAAAGAGTTTGGATTGATTCTCAGACTGTAGATGAGATAAAAAAGGGTGTAAGGAATGCAAAACCCCTTTCCGAGTATGATAATCTGTCTTCAGCAGCATATTTAAGGGCAAAAGAGGACTATTTAATGGGTATAAACTTCTCTAGATTATTAACTCTTTGCTATAGTGGTTCCCTTAGTAAAGAACTAGGCAAAAACTATGTAGTTATAGCAGTGGGTCGTGTTATGACATGTGTACTTGCTATGATAGTTCAAAGAGAACGGGAAATCAGGGATTTTGTTAAAACTACTTACTATAAGATTAATGGAAAATTTAATTTTGAAGAATCATTAGACTATGATGGGGAGTGGAAGGTTGTAGAAGGCTCCGAGTTACTTAATTCACCCCTTCTTTATAAGGATATAGGTTTCAATAGTAAAGAGGTAGCAGAGAACTTTATTAAAGAGTTACTTTCTGGAGAACAAGTTAATGGAATTATCGAAGATGTAAAAAGAAAGAAGGAGACTAAAAATCCACCCTTACTATATAATTTGGCGGAACTTCAGAACGAATTATCTAAAAAACTAAAAATTAGTCCGGAAGAAACCCTTAAAACAGTACAAAATCTGTACGAGAAAAAGATGGTAACATATCCTAGAACTGATGCTAGAGTCTTAACAACAGCAGTAGCTAAGGAATTAGATAAGAATATTAAGGGATTGATGTCACTTAAAAATATATTTAAGATTGATAGCAATGATTCTGATATAAGTAGCTATGTTGAAGAGGTATATACAAAAGGTTTATTTAAAGGAATTGAAAAAACTAAGTATGTAAACGATAAGGCCGTTACTGATCACTATGCTATAATACCAACTGGACAGGGCTTAGAAAACTATAATAAGTTAAAGGATAATGATAGAAAGACATATATATTAATAGTAAGGCGTTTTTTAGCAATCTTTTTTCCACCTGCAGTTTTTAGTCAATTGACAATAACAACAAAAATTAAGTCTGAAAGATTCTTTACAACTTCTAAAGTAAATATTCAAGAGGGGTATTTACCTGTATTAGGCGAGGAAAAAAAAGAAGATTCAACAAAATCTAATAAAGAAGATGTCCTAAAGAAACTTAAGAAGGGCCAGAAGGTAAATATTACTGAGGTTCTTATAAAAGAAGCTGAGACAACACCCCCTAAAAGATATAGCTCTGGATCTATAATACTGGCTATGGAAAATGCAGGTAAATTAATTGAAGATGAGGAATTAAGGGAGCAAATTAAGGGTAGTGGCATAGGTACCAGTGCTACAAGGGCAGGAATATTGAGTAAGCTACAAAATATTGATTATATTAGTCTAAATAAGAAAACTCAAATATTAACACCAACAGCTTTAGGTGAAATGATTTATGATGTAGTAGATAAATCAATTCCAACACTGTTGAAGCCAGACTTAACTGCCAGCTGGGAAAAAGGCTTAAGTCTTATATCTAATGGGGATATTAAACCTGAAGAATATATGGTTAAATTAGAATCCTATATAAGTAAAAATACTAAAAGAGTGTTAGCTTTAGAAAAGAAGCAGTACATAAATGCAAATTATATGAAAGATGAAACTCGTAAAGTATACTCTAATGCTAAAAGCAAAAGAAGCTCGAAAGGATCACTTGGTAAATGTATAGCCTGCAATGATGGTGATGTCCTTGAAAATAGGAAAGCATACTTTTGTAGTAACTGGCGAAAAAAATGTAAATTTACTACATGGAAAGATAGTCTTTCATTATACGCTCAAGATGTAACCCCTGAATTAATGAAGTACTTATTAAATGAAGGGGTAGTAAAGGCTTTGAATATAACATTACCTCAAACCAAAGAAAAATGTATTGCTGATGTTCGGTTTAAAGATGATAAAAGCGGTAACTTAGAATTAATTAATGTTAACCGAATTAATCGAATTAATAAAATATAGGGAGTTATTAGGTTAACTTTCTTAAGTACACTTAGGGAGAGGGGGATATGGGTGAAAGAAAAGTTGCTAAGCATAGGCGGAGTTTTTGGGTCAATATTAAGTTTATCCTGCTGTTCTGGGTTAATGCTTTTATATACCCTTGGAATAGGTGGAACAGCATTCGTATTTCTATCAAGAATTGCTACGTTTAGACCATTTTTTGTAATACTTACTGTACTGTGTTTAGGATATGCTCATTTTCGTATGGATAAATACCCTACAAGTAAAAGGAGTGTAATTTTTATTTGGACTGCCACAATAATTGCAATCTTAATTACCTTATTACCTGTACTTCTCAATATATACAATATAATATTTAGTTAGAAAATATCGATAAATTCAGCTTATATAAATATGTGATGAAATTAAAAAAACCAGAATCCCTGGTTTTTTATTATTTCATGAATTTTACAATATTTCTTATAATATTTTGTGCATCATCACTAGTTAGATTTTCCTTCAATATACAAGCCTTAGCATGATCCTCAATTATTAGTAATCCAACCTTTTCAATGGAGGATTTTATAGCTGTAATTTGTACAAGAATATCACTACATTCTTTTCCTTCATCTACCATTTTCTCAATTCCGCTTATATGACCCTTAATAGTACGTAGGCGACTTATTATATCTTTTCTAATTTTCTGATCTTCCATTTTGTTCACTTCCTTAGACTTCATTATTCATATATTTTCCCATAGAATAACAAAAATAACAAAGGTTTTTTAAGTTCTAGTATTTATAATTAAGCTACCTTTTTCGACATCTGATTTTTTTCAATCAAACCTGTAGCATAACCCATTGGGCAAATTACACACCAGCTCCTAGGTTTAAATATAATGCCCATTAGGACACCGACTGAAGTTGACATAGCCATCATTCTAAATATAGCAAAGGCAGTTTTAGTAAAGTCCCCCTTAGCCAAAATTAATGATATAGCAAACATTAATATCATCCAGGTCAACATAATATTTTTAACTGTTTTGTTATT from Serpentinicella alkaliphila harbors:
- a CDS encoding ABC transporter ATP-binding protein — protein: MLKVIDLSVQYGYINALNSISFNVNKGEIITLIGGNGAGKTTTLMAISNVVQKYSGNVYFKEMNITDFQSHEIVHLGISHVPEGRKIFPALTVKENLIAGTFGNKRIRKNELNNKLEEVYTLFPRLRERINQGGGTLSGGEQQMLAIARGLMMDPDLIMLDEPSLGLAPIIIEEIFELILRIKKSGKTVLLIEQNAAMALQIADRGYVLERGKVLIEGTGTELIKDERVRKAYLGI
- a CDS encoding dihydroxyacetone kinase subunit DhaK — its product is MKKIINKPENFVDETMTGILYAYGNKVTFLNGDKRILIKNTETKPGKVGIVTAGGSGHLPVFLGYVGEGMIDGCAIGNVFASPSATKMADMIRACDYGSGVLCLYGNYGGDNLNFEMATEEVEFEDIKTTMVRVKDDVASSSKENAEKRRGVAGMVYAFKIAGAAADNMMDLDGVTNVVKKALDNIRTMGVALTPCIVPEVGKPTFTIEDNQMEIGMGIHGEPGIEVGELKTADEIVDIMMEKIIGDIELNEGDEVSIMINGLGATPLEEQLICYKRVYEILEGKGVKIFMPHIGEFATSMEMSGLSITLFKLDEELKTLLRQPATTPFYTNYNK
- a CDS encoding dihydroxyacetone kinase subunit L, with protein sequence MEHFDKIDFIGIFESIKVNMIESKEVLIELDAQNGDGDLGLSMTSGFIKTCEILSVLEETDLGRIFLTISKTFNEAAPSTLGTLLSIGFMGMAKAYKGKSSVNAIELSMGFEKALEAIMDKGGAKPGEKTIIDSLYPAIKTLKEEAIKNKGILEIFDAAEKAGYEGMEKTREMKSVHGRAAYYRDSSIGILDGGAMVGMLFIKGCKDYFYSKYSKGEVL
- a CDS encoding ribokinase → MSKVTVFGSFVVDLMARVTVTPKSGETVKGSYFKMSAGGKGSNQAVAAKRAGANVVMITKVGQDNFKDIDLTSFEREEISTVFIFIDNEKPTGVALIMVGEEDGQNIITVVPGASDNILLEEVKKAKNEIISGSHLLIQLETNLDVTIEAINIAKENNVKVILNPAPVINLPDAIYEGIYLITPNELEAESLSGVKINDEKSLIKTTNFFHEKGVENVIITLGSKGVYISTKSERVFVEAIEVEVVDTTGAGDAFNVGLVAALASGRK
- a CDS encoding PLP-dependent cysteine synthase family protein; the protein is MYINNLQMRFNNLTNIIGSTPLLEIVFKYLGEERTIYVKAEHYNMTGSIKDRMALHILKKAYEENMIKPGDRIVEATSGNTGIAFSAIGRSLGHRVTIFMPDWMSQERKNLIRSFGADIKLLSQEEGGFLGSISSAEELARNNENIFLPYQFSNEFNSEAHFLTTGEEIWNQLINLNIVPDAVVAGVGTGGTIMGIGKSLRSKNPNIKVFPLEPSNSPTMSTGYKVGKHRIQGISDEFIPPIVKLDELDEIIDVDDGDAIVMAQKLAANLGLGVGISSGANFLGAIKAQQLLGSQSVVVTVFPDDNKKYLSTDLMNRETIKPDFISTNVELLSFKAHRYKCSSCTL
- a CDS encoding M48 family metallopeptidase yields the protein MKEKSSMEQESGFKACYLGKFYPIYTKVDETIKKINIEWDGSAFVCTSPVSGEIDIAWALQAFYTRASKKIIEERLRFYQPQVKVKYKSFSIENDSRRWGSCNSNKHLTFHWKLAMYPLHAIDYVVVHELCHLMHLNHDRSFWRLLGKIYPNYKEAMDILGTEKTRDM
- a CDS encoding MBL fold metallo-hydrolase, yielding MNNMFLFFFLLSFTGLLIGLIRPTLVIKWGNKRNRKQVIKTYLIASMAFLVLFSITLEPVYNSNEILLGAKESNDKEISTEANEKLDTGFVKEDLIVVNENDELKETKLKKELNTTENLVIHFIDVGQGDATFIQTPGGKAILIDAGERHMGSKVVSYIKSLDIDTIDLLIGTHPHADHIGGLEEVINNFNIGIVSMPKVTHTSKGFEDLLLAIQNKNISIKTARAGVTFDIDSMVELLLVAPNSAQYSILNDYSAVLKITYGNSSFLITGDAEINSEMEMIKQKHDLNVDVLRTGHHGSGTSSTSQFLNATSPKYAIVSVGKGNRYNHPSRDVINRLINNGIEIFRTDEFGTIVFSTDGQTYDVNIKKPYQTLPPKDIPTDQPTKLSNINKDNIEKAEVENTSSPNNASNGKININTASLKELQQIIHIGPERAEELISKRPFSSLDGLTSINGIGAGRLKDIKNEGKAYVQ
- a CDS encoding DUF3006 domain-containing protein, with amino-acid sequence MSNRKGVRWMKVIIDRFEGDYALVELEDKTIVDMPKILVPNGAREGDVIEIRLDRKGTEERRKRIEQIMNDLWKD